In one window of Microtus pennsylvanicus isolate mMicPen1 chromosome 2, mMicPen1.hap1, whole genome shotgun sequence DNA:
- the Rhov gene encoding rho-related GTP-binding protein RhoV: MPPRELSDAEPPPLPASTPPPRRRSAPPELGIKCVLVGDGAVGKSSLIVSYTCNGYPTRYRPTALDTFSVQVLVDGAPVRIELWDTAGQEDFDRLRSLCYPDTDVFLACFSVVQPSSFQNITEKWLPEIRTHNPQAPVLLVGTQADLRDDVNVLIQLDQGGREGPIPQPQAQGLAEKIRACCYLECSALTQKNLKEVFDSAILSAIEHKARLEKKLNAKGVRTLSRCRWKKFFCFV, from the exons ATGCCGCCACGGGAGCTGAGCGACGCCGAGCCACCGCCTCTCCCAGCCTCGACCCCTCCTCCGCGGCGGCGCAGCGCACCTCCGGAGCTGGGCATCAAATGCGTGCTAGTGGGCGATGGCGCGGTGGGCAAGAGCAGTCTCATCGTCAGCTATACCTGCAATGGGTACCCCACGCGCTACCGGCCCACGGCACTGGACACCTTCTCTG TGCAAGTCCTGGTAGATGGAGCCCCTGTGCGAATCGAGCTCTGGGATACCGCAGGGCAG GAGGACTTTGACCGGCTTCGCTCCCTCTGCTACCCAGATACTGATGTCTTTCTGGCTTGCTTCAGTGTGGTGCAGCCCAGCTCCTTCCAAAACATCACAGAAAAATGGCTGCCGGAGATCCGCACTCACAACCCCCAAGCACCTGTGTTGCTGGTGGGCACTCAGGCTGATCTGAGGGACGATGTCAATGTACTAATTCAACTGGACCAGGGAGGCCGGGAGGGCCCAATACCCCAACCCCAGGCCCAGGGTCTGGCGGAGAAAATCCGGGCCTGCTGCTACCTTGAGTGTTCAGCCTTGACACAGAAGAACTTGAAGGAGGTGTTTGACTCGGCCATTCTCAGTGCCATTGAACACAAAGCCCGCCTAGAGAAGAAACTGAACGCAAAAGGTGTGCGCACGCTCTCTCGCTGCCGCTGGAAGAAGTTCTTCTGCTTTGTTTGA